From the Bacillota bacterium genome, one window contains:
- a CDS encoding HAMP domain-containing histidine kinase produces MAAVIAMMQLLQSKEELQGYHGLFNSIIEEMFRANGIITEYMAMAGSKKRQVKNCNLNQVLESLLPLINVEARKQNTEILFITGEINDVAADEKEIKQVVLNLVQNSFEAMEKGGVVQLKTYLRSDEIVLEVADNGCGIPLEIMSKLGQPFVTTKEHGTGLGLYVTFKILEFYEADVKVDSSPSGTKFTIAFKSCGSAAVNL; encoded by the coding sequence ATGGCCGCTGTGATTGCTATGATGCAGCTGCTGCAGAGCAAAGAGGAGCTCCAGGGGTACCATGGTTTATTTAATTCCATCATTGAGGAAATGTTTCGCGCGAATGGAATTATTACTGAGTATATGGCAATGGCTGGATCCAAAAAGCGGCAGGTAAAAAACTGCAATCTTAATCAAGTTTTAGAGAGCCTGCTGCCGCTGATTAATGTCGAAGCAAGAAAACAGAACACGGAGATTCTGTTTATTACAGGCGAGATCAATGATGTTGCGGCAGATGAAAAAGAAATCAAGCAGGTGGTTTTAAACCTGGTTCAAAATAGTTTCGAGGCGATGGAAAAGGGCGGTGTAGTTCAGCTAAAAACTTATCTGCGCAGTGACGAGATTGTTTTAGAAGTAGCGGATAATGGCTGCGGCATTCCACTCGAAATTATGAGTAAGCTGGGCCAGCCGTTTGTGACTACAAAAGAGCACGGAACCGGTTTAGGGCTGTATGTTACGTTCAAAATTCTCGAGTTTTATGAAGCTGATGTTAAAGTCGACAGTTCACCTTCAGGAACGAAATTTACGATAGCATTTAAGTCTTGCGGAAGCGCAGCTGTTAATCTTTAA